The genomic window TGCTTGTGATTGCGGAGCGTGATCTGATAGCTCTCTTCGCGGCTCGTCGAGCCGGTATCCCGGACATTGGTGCGAATCCGTTCTCCCACAATATCGAAGGCGTTGCCGAGCGCCACCCGGAGCTTCTCAGCGGCGGCGGTATGATCGATCCGGTCTTCACCGATGAATTGCAGCGCGCCGTCACTGTCGGCTTTTTGCACGCGCACCCGGCCTTTCGGCAGCGGCATTCCCAGGTTATTCGCCTTGCTGTTCACGAGCTCCAGCACGACCTGGACTTTCTTCGGATCCGCCGTTCCGTCATAAATAAAAAGTTTCCGGGCGGGAATTGCGGCGGCGGTCAGCAATTCCACCTGTTTCAACTGATTGTTCTTCACCGTGGTGGTCCGGCCCAGCGTATAAAGATGATATTCGAAGAAAGACTGCTCTTGAAAACGCTCGGGCGAAGCCGTTTTCAGCAGATAATCGCCGGCCCGTTGGCGTTCCTCCTCCGGGGCACGGTGCAGATCTCCGGCCACCAGTTTGAGCCGGGCGTCCCGGTAATCGGCTCCGCTCCGGTTGTCCAGCGTGACCCAGCCCGCCAAGTCGATCCGGTTGTCATCCTGATTGATCGTCGCCACATAATCCGCTTTCCAAGAGAGCCCCCCGGTGAGGTAACTCACTTCGACCTGTTGCGCGCCGGCCCGCGCCGGATTGGTCAGTAACCAGACCAGTGTCGGACGGACCACGAGGCCGCCGGGCAACTCTGGAAACGTGACGCTCTGAATCTGGGCGGCCTTCACGATACGAACCTCGCCGCCTTGCAAAGTCGCGGCCAGGATCAGATTATCCCCCCCGCTCATCAAATAGCCCTCAAGAGTCTCTCCTTGGACTGTGGTCAGCCGGATCCTTTGGCCCAAATACTTTTGGAGCAGCGCGGTATCATTGATGATGTCGTATTCGTAATTCTGCTCCAGCACCCGGACGCCTGGCTCCGATAAGGAACGGAACCGTACCGAGGTCGGATCGATAAGGGAGGCGACATCCGTAAAACCGACGGTTCCGATCCCCGCCGGCAGCTCCATGCCGCGCCGTTCTTTGACCAAGCCCAAATTATCGTTATACACGGTCAGTTCGACGCTCCGATCGCTTGCGGCGGCGGTGATCGGCCGGCCTGCCGCAAAGACGGCGACCAACAGCATTCCCAGCAGGATTACTCCCAGCCGCACTCTGCTGCGATCCATGCGATGCTTCATTCCGTTTCACTCCTTTTTTTGAATTCGAGTTGGAGCATGCTTGCTTCCAATGAGAATTACTACTCAGACGAAACCGGTTTCAAAGATGTTCCCTTCCAAATCATTTTCCAGCGATCCGTTGGGAAAGATCCCGGTTTTTTGAGGGGAATGTAAAAAAACTCCAGCAAAAGAAGGCAATTTTATAACAAATCCGCTCATTTTTCGTTGTATTGGATCGGGAATATCGCTTATAATTTTACATATCGGTTTCATTATTGTTACGTAATATTCATCATCCGTCGCATAAAACCCTGTTGATTGCAGAATCGCAGAATTTAGGTGAAAAGTCTATGATTACCGTCAAACGGGTTCAATTGCCGGTCCTTGCCTTGCTGGCCATGGTCGCCGTCCTGTTGTTCACCATTCCCCGGCAGCTGATCAATCACTACCTTTTTGTCCGTTCGGCCATCGCCCTGGTGGACCGGGTCGATATTGAATGGATGGGATATACTTCTCAAAAAGTCGTGGCTCTGACCTTCGATGATGGCCCAGACCCTCGTTATACGCCGGCAATTCTGAAGATCCTGGCCGAATATAAGATTCCCGCAACCTTTTTCCTGGTCGGAACCAATGTCCGGCGCCATCCCGAACTGGTTCGGGCTGAAATCGCCGCCGGCCACCAGGTGGGCAATCATACCCTATCCCACCCGCATCTGCGTCGCTTGACTCTTCCTCAAATCGAAAAGCAGATTGCCGCCACCGACCGGGCGATTGCTGAGGCCGCCGGGGTAGAACCGCTTTTATTCCGGCCGCCGTACGAGGAATTGAGTGAAAACATCCTGGCCGCTTCGCGATTGGCGCGTAAAAAAATCGTCATGTCCACGATTACGGTTGAGCACCACGTCCTCCCCACCCCGCAACAGAAAGCCAACCGCGTCGCAAAGATGGTCTTTCCCGGAGCCATCATCCTGGCCCACGATGGCCGGGTCAACCGTACCGATACCGTCGCCGCGCTCCCGGAGATCATTCGCGCGCTGCAAGCCAAGGGATACCGTTTTGTAACACTGACCGAACTCTTGCAACACAATCGTTAAGACAGCTTTTTGAAGATCTCCTGGAATTTTTCGAGGACCTGATCCACCGGCCGGCCGTCGCAAATCTCGGTCTTTAAGCAATGGACCAGTTGATGGCTGAGAACCGCCAAGGCTGTCTGGGAGACGGCGGCCTTGACCGCTGCCAATTGAATGATCAAATCCTGGCAGGAGCGTTCTTCCTCCAACATCTTTTGGATCCCGCGCAACTGTCCCTCGGCCCGCTTCAGACGGGTCATAATCTCCTCTTTGGTCTTCGGATCCAGACAAATCTGTTCATTAATCTCGGCCATCTGTTCGTACCTCCAGCGAAATGAAAGAATTCCTTGGGAAAAGCATCGCGCGACTCGCAATTCAGCATCCGCGGATCGTTTGTCATCACCGGCGGAGCCTGGTCATGATTCGTACCCGGCGGTGCACCTTTCAAATATTTCGCTTGCCAGAACATTTTTCCTTTTATCCCAAAAGGAAATTCGTACAATTATCCGGCCTTTGGATCACTGCTTTTCTTTCGGGCGGGGCTCAAAATATTCAACCCCGGTCATCGCCGCGGCCAAGCGGTCTAACGCCACCAGATCCTTCCGGGTCAATTCCCGGAGCGATCGCTTGCCCAGAGCGCGGGCGACCTCCTTCATCTCCAAAATCCAACTCTGCAAAAATTTGTTGAGATGCTCGGCGCCCAGTTGTGGATCGAATTTGAACTCCTGCTTGCCCCCGTGGAAAAGCAATTCGGTCGGGGGTTCCCACGGCAGTGTTTTTACGACCTGGGTATGGGATAGAGCCAGACAGGCAGCGGTGCCAATCATCACGGCATCCGCTCCCAGCGCCAGACATTTCAGGGCATCGCCCGGCGTATAAAGGCCGCCGCCCACCATCAGGGAGATCGTTTGCCGCTGCCCCGTATCTTCCAGATACTGAACCGCCCGGCATAGCGCCGGCAGGGCGGGAAGCCCCAGATCATCGGCGAGAATCGTCGGCGCGCCATGAGTCCCCCCCTCGGTGCCGTCAAAGATGAAAAGATCGGCTCCGGCCGCCAGAATCCGTTCCAATTCCCGCTCAATGTAATGGGTGGCTCCGATCTTCACCCCGATGGGCACTCCGCCGGTGATCCTCCTCAATTCCCGGATATAGCGCTTCAGTTCCGCCACATTTCTCCCTTCAGGCAGGTGGGATTCGATTAACAGATCCAAACCGGGGATCGCTCCGATCCGTTTCGCCAGCTCGGCCTCGACCTTATAACCCTTGATGCGGACCGGCGCCGAATTCCAAGCCCCATGGCCGAGGCCGATCTCTATCAGATCAGCCTGCCGGAGAATGGCGGGATCTTTGGACCAATAACCCCGGGGAAGCTGTAGAATGTAATGCCCGGCGTTTTCCCGTTCTTCCTCGAGCAGCGGCCCGTTCCCGGAGTCGGTTGCCGTCTCCGCCAAAGCGGTTGCCCTAGCCAAGGCGATCTTGGACCGGTAACTTAAGGCATTTCCATAGGACATCCCGCCGATGACCACCGGGATCCCCAAATGCAATGGTTTCCGAGCCCGCGTTCCCAGCGTCACCCCGGTCTCTATCGGGTCTTCCTCTTCCAAGGGTTCTCCCGTCAAATACACCGGATTGAATTGCAGCTGTCCCCAATCGCAGAAACGCAGGTTCGTACCGAAAGGCCGTTCCAAAGGCTCTCCGGTCCGGGCGCGCAACAAGCTCTCCAACCCATCGCGCCAAGTGATTTTCCGAAGGATTTGAAGGTTCGTAAGGAACGGAAAACTCTTCAGGAGCCTGCCGAATTGGCGCATGAAACACAGCCGCTCCAAAATGACCAAGCCTATCGCGCAGGTTAGCAACCCGATCAGCACGCCCAAAGGGACCGCCACTCTCAAGCGCCTCCCTTGCCGGGGGTGAATAACCCTGATTCCACCCCGGTCATCTGGGAAACCTCCGGACTCAGCGCGCATAAGTCGGCGACTGACAACTCGGCCAGTGATTTCTTGCCCATCGAACGCAGCGCCATGATCATCTCCTGCTGGCAACTTTTTAGGAAATTGGCGATACTGCGGGCCCCTTCCTCGATGACGAAGCGGTCTTTTTGTTTGCCCCGTTCATAGACCAATTCGGTGGGGGGTTCCCACGGGATCACCTTGGTCAATTGCAAATGAGCTAAAACGATCATGGTGATCGTCCCCATATAAACCGCATCGGCCCCGAGCGCCAGCGCCTTAAGCACCTGGCCCGGCGTCACGAAGCCGCCCGAGACAATCAACGAAACTTTTCCCTGCAATTGTTGCTTTTTCAAAAAAGCCACGGTGCGGCAGAGCGCCGGCAAGGTGGGCAACCCGACACTATCGGCCAGGATCGGCGGGCCGAAACTGATGCCGGCCTCGGCGCCGTCAATGGTCAAAAAGTCGATCCCGGCGCCGGTCATGATCTCCAGTTCCTCCTCCAGATAATGGGTGGCGCCGAATTTCACGCCGATGGGCACTCCGCCGGTGATTTTGCGCAGATATTCCACAAGTTCGGCCAAATCGGACCGGTTGCGCACCTCCGGTAAAACGGCGCTCATGTGAAGGGATTGATCCGGACCGATCCCCATATACTCGCGGAAATCCGGGCTAATGTTTTCGGGCCCGAGCGTCACCGGCGCCGAACCGAGCGCGCCGTAACCCAACTGGATCTCGATCATGTCCGCCTGACGGAGCGCCTTTTCATCCTTGCCCCACGCGCCGCGGTGGTACTGCAGGATCAAGCGCTTAGTGCTCTTCCGTTCCTCGGGCAAGAATGGCCCGACACCGGTATTGGTAGCGGTATTGACTTGGTCGGCCCCCTTGGCCAGCGCGATTTTTGCCTGATAAGACGGGCCGAAGCCGTACCCCATTCCGGCAACCATCATCGGCAGACCGATGTGGAGAGGCCGGGCCGCTTGGGGCCCTAATACCACTTCGACGTCGACCTTGTCCGACTCGGCCACCGGCTGTCCCGATAAATAGACCGGATTCAGCAGCAGCTTCTCCCAAGGTGAAAAATGAATCGGGCTCCCGAACGGCCGTTCCAAGGGTTCGCCCTGATTGCCGCGGAGATCGGCCTCCAATACGTTCTGAACCCCTACTTTGGTGAAAACATTGTACATTTCCCCCAAGTTCTCGGGATACGGGTCTTTTAAAAGCCGTGTCAGAAAGGCATCACTTACAAAATTGATGATCGGTTTGAATAGCAATAGCCCGACGATTCCGGCTCCGATAAAACTCAATCCGAATGCCAACCAAAACTGCCATCCCAGATTCATGCCGAACCTCCTGTGATTTTTCAAGGTTATTCTCCCCCGCGAA from Hydrogenispora ethanolica includes these protein-coding regions:
- a CDS encoding DUF4139 domain-containing protein — protein: MKHRMDRSRVRLGVILLGMLLVAVFAAGRPITAAASDRSVELTVYNDNLGLVKERRGMELPAGIGTVGFTDVASLIDPTSVRFRSLSEPGVRVLEQNYEYDIINDTALLQKYLGQRIRLTTVQGETLEGYLMSGGDNLILAATLQGGEVRIVKAAQIQSVTFPELPGGLVVRPTLVWLLTNPARAGAQQVEVSYLTGGLSWKADYVATINQDDNRIDLAGWVTLDNRSGADYRDARLKLVAGDLHRAPEEERQRAGDYLLKTASPERFQEQSFFEYHLYTLGRTTTVKNNQLKQVELLTAAAIPARKLFIYDGTADPKKVQVVLELVNSKANNLGMPLPKGRVRVQKADSDGALQFIGEDRIDHTAAAEKLRVALGNAFDIVGERIRTNVRDTGSTSREESYQITLRNHKQTAVDVTVVERMNGWNEWQIVKTDHRFVKTESGKAEFAVVVPPGGQETITYTVKYKW
- a CDS encoding polysaccharide deacetylase family protein, whose product is MITVKRVQLPVLALLAMVAVLLFTIPRQLINHYLFVRSAIALVDRVDIEWMGYTSQKVVALTFDDGPDPRYTPAILKILAEYKIPATFFLVGTNVRRHPELVRAEIAAGHQVGNHTLSHPHLRRLTLPQIEKQIAATDRAIAEAAGVEPLLFRPPYEELSENILAASRLARKKIVMSTITVEHHVLPTPQQKANRVAKMVFPGAIILAHDGRVNRTDTVAALPEIIRALQAKGYRFVTLTELLQHNR
- a CDS encoding metal-sensitive transcriptional regulator, with the protein product MAEINEQICLDPKTKEEIMTRLKRAEGQLRGIQKMLEEERSCQDLIIQLAAVKAAVSQTALAVLSHQLVHCLKTEICDGRPVDQVLEKFQEIFKKLS
- a CDS encoding FMN-binding glutamate synthase family protein, whose protein sequence is MAVPLGVLIGLLTCAIGLVILERLCFMRQFGRLLKSFPFLTNLQILRKITWRDGLESLLRARTGEPLERPFGTNLRFCDWGQLQFNPVYLTGEPLEEEDPIETGVTLGTRARKPLHLGIPVVIGGMSYGNALSYRSKIALARATALAETATDSGNGPLLEEERENAGHYILQLPRGYWSKDPAILRQADLIEIGLGHGAWNSAPVRIKGYKVEAELAKRIGAIPGLDLLIESHLPEGRNVAELKRYIRELRRITGGVPIGVKIGATHYIERELERILAAGADLFIFDGTEGGTHGAPTILADDLGLPALPALCRAVQYLEDTGQRQTISLMVGGGLYTPGDALKCLALGADAVMIGTAACLALSHTQVVKTLPWEPPTELLFHGGKQEFKFDPQLGAEHLNKFLQSWILEMKEVARALGKRSLRELTRKDLVALDRLAAAMTGVEYFEPRPKEKQ
- a CDS encoding FMN-binding glutamate synthase family protein, encoding MNLGWQFWLAFGLSFIGAGIVGLLLFKPIINFVSDAFLTRLLKDPYPENLGEMYNVFTKVGVQNVLEADLRGNQGEPLERPFGSPIHFSPWEKLLLNPVYLSGQPVAESDKVDVEVVLGPQAARPLHIGLPMMVAGMGYGFGPSYQAKIALAKGADQVNTATNTGVGPFLPEERKSTKRLILQYHRGAWGKDEKALRQADMIEIQLGYGALGSAPVTLGPENISPDFREYMGIGPDQSLHMSAVLPEVRNRSDLAELVEYLRKITGGVPIGVKFGATHYLEEELEIMTGAGIDFLTIDGAEAGISFGPPILADSVGLPTLPALCRTVAFLKKQQLQGKVSLIVSGGFVTPGQVLKALALGADAVYMGTITMIVLAHLQLTKVIPWEPPTELVYERGKQKDRFVIEEGARSIANFLKSCQQEMIMALRSMGKKSLAELSVADLCALSPEVSQMTGVESGLFTPGKGGA